In the genome of Bradyrhizobium arachidis, one region contains:
- a CDS encoding aminotransferase class V-fold PLP-dependent enzyme → MIDIDQIRADTPAAGRLAYLHNAGAALMPTAVVNAMKQHIDLESEIGGYAAADHEAEQLDAVYGSVARLLNAAPDEVALMENATVAWQMAFYSLPFRQGDRILTAEAEYAANYVAFLQVAKRTGATIDIVPSDASGELDVAALERMIDARVKLIAITWVPTNGGLVNPAAAIGKIAREHGVPYLLDACQAVGQMEVDVEAIGCDMLSATGRKFLRGPRGTGFLYVRRALLQQLEPPMIDHFAAPWVARNEYRLRDDARRFETWENNYAARLGLGAAVDYALDIGLGPIEQRCRLLADRLRAGLASIRGVTIRDLGRTPGAIVSFTMEGHEADAIVRSAAAAGIAIGASDPASTRIDAEIRALPPLVRASPHYYNTEAEIDRLVDHLAGSAAR, encoded by the coding sequence TTGATCGACATCGACCAGATTCGTGCCGACACGCCGGCCGCCGGCCGGCTCGCGTACCTCCACAATGCCGGAGCGGCTCTCATGCCGACCGCCGTCGTCAATGCCATGAAGCAGCATATTGATCTGGAGAGCGAGATCGGAGGCTATGCCGCCGCCGACCACGAGGCCGAACAGCTCGATGCGGTTTACGGCTCGGTCGCACGCCTGCTGAATGCGGCGCCCGACGAGGTCGCCCTCATGGAGAACGCGACGGTCGCCTGGCAGATGGCGTTCTATTCGCTTCCATTTCGCCAGGGCGATCGGATCCTCACCGCCGAAGCGGAATATGCCGCCAACTATGTCGCGTTTCTTCAAGTCGCGAAACGAACTGGCGCGACGATCGATATCGTGCCGAGCGATGCCAGCGGAGAGCTCGATGTCGCCGCGCTCGAACGCATGATTGACGCGCGCGTGAAGCTGATCGCGATCACCTGGGTCCCGACCAATGGCGGGCTGGTCAATCCCGCGGCGGCGATCGGCAAGATTGCGCGGGAGCACGGCGTTCCCTACCTGCTCGATGCCTGCCAGGCCGTCGGCCAGATGGAGGTCGATGTCGAGGCCATCGGCTGCGACATGCTGTCGGCGACGGGGCGCAAATTCCTGCGCGGCCCGCGCGGCACCGGCTTTCTCTATGTCCGCCGCGCGCTGCTGCAGCAGCTCGAACCGCCGATGATCGACCATTTCGCGGCGCCGTGGGTCGCACGGAATGAATACCGGCTGCGCGACGATGCGCGCCGTTTCGAGACCTGGGAGAACAACTACGCGGCCCGGCTGGGGCTGGGCGCTGCCGTGGACTACGCCCTCGATATCGGTCTTGGCCCGATCGAGCAGCGCTGCCGCCTGCTCGCCGATCGCCTGCGTGCCGGCCTTGCATCCATTCGTGGCGTCACAATTCGTGACCTCGGTCGCACGCCGGGCGCGATCGTCAGCTTCACGATGGAGGGGCATGAAGCGGATGCCATCGTCCGCAGCGCCGCTGCGGCCGGCATCGCCATCGGCGCTTCGGATCCGGCGAGCACCCGCATCGACGCCGAAATCCGCGCGCTGCCGCCGCTCGTGCGTGCATCCCCGCATTACTACAACACGGAAGCCGAGATCGATCGGCTTGTCGATCACCTCGCGGGTTCGGCGGCGCGGTAG
- the secD gene encoding protein translocase subunit SecD: MLYFTRWKALGIILTALIVCLCAVPNFFPEAQVKTWPAWAQRRLVLGLDLQGGSYLLLEVDSAYVKKERLDQIRDDVRRTLRDAKIGFTGGVTVRNDAAEVRITKETDVQPALAKLRELSQPLGGLMGSSGQRDLEVTDAGGGVIRLTIPQAAMLDRMRKTIEQSIQIVERRVNELGTVEPVIQRQGNDRILVQVPGLQDPTRLKELLGKTAKMEFRMVDTSVPPDQAQQGRLPPESELLMSASPPPTPYVVKKQVLVAGGDLTDAQASFDQRTGEPVVSFKFNTSGARKFAQATQENVGLPFAIVLDNKVISAPVIREPITGGQGQISGSFTVQSANDLAILLRAGALPAPLTVVEERTVGPGLGQDSIEKGELAAYVGSILVIVFMLLTYRLFGVFANIAVTINVAMIFGLLSLLNATLTLPGIAGIVLTVGIAVDSNVLIYERIREELRGGRNAISAIDAGFKRALATILDSNITTFIAAAVLFYIGTGPVRGFAVTLGIGIITTVFTAFTLTRLIVAWWVRWKRPQSVPI, translated from the coding sequence ATGTTGTATTTCACGCGGTGGAAGGCGCTCGGGATTATCCTGACGGCGCTGATCGTGTGCCTCTGCGCGGTCCCGAACTTCTTTCCCGAAGCGCAGGTCAAGACCTGGCCGGCCTGGGCGCAGCGCCGGCTCGTGCTCGGCCTCGACCTCCAGGGCGGCTCCTATCTGCTGCTCGAGGTCGATTCTGCCTATGTGAAGAAGGAGCGGCTCGACCAGATCCGTGACGACGTGCGCCGGACGCTGCGCGATGCCAAGATCGGCTTCACCGGCGGCGTCACCGTACGCAACGACGCGGCCGAGGTGCGTATCACCAAGGAGACCGACGTGCAGCCGGCGCTCGCCAAGCTGCGCGAGCTGTCCCAGCCGCTGGGCGGTCTGATGGGATCGAGCGGTCAGCGCGACCTCGAGGTGACCGATGCCGGCGGCGGCGTGATCCGCCTGACCATCCCGCAGGCCGCGATGCTCGACCGCATGCGCAAGACCATCGAGCAGTCGATCCAGATCGTCGAGCGCCGCGTCAACGAGCTCGGCACCGTCGAGCCCGTGATCCAGCGCCAGGGCAACGACCGCATCCTGGTGCAGGTCCCCGGCCTCCAGGACCCGACCCGTCTGAAGGAATTGCTGGGCAAGACCGCGAAGATGGAATTCCGCATGGTCGATACCTCCGTGCCGCCGGATCAGGCGCAGCAGGGCAGGTTGCCGCCGGAATCCGAGCTGTTGATGAGCGCCTCGCCGCCGCCGACGCCTTACGTGGTCAAGAAGCAGGTGCTGGTTGCCGGCGGTGACCTCACCGACGCTCAGGCGAGCTTTGACCAGCGCACCGGCGAACCGGTCGTCAGCTTCAAGTTCAACACGTCGGGGGCGCGCAAATTCGCGCAGGCGACGCAGGAAAACGTTGGGCTGCCCTTCGCGATCGTGCTCGACAACAAGGTGATCTCGGCGCCCGTGATCCGCGAGCCCATCACCGGCGGCCAGGGCCAGATCTCCGGCAGCTTCACCGTGCAATCGGCCAACGATCTCGCCATCCTGCTGCGCGCCGGCGCGCTGCCGGCGCCGCTGACCGTAGTCGAGGAGCGCACCGTCGGCCCGGGCCTCGGCCAGGACTCGATCGAGAAGGGTGAGCTTGCGGCTTACGTCGGCTCGATCCTCGTGATTGTGTTCATGCTGCTGACCTACCGGCTGTTCGGCGTGTTCGCCAACATCGCGGTGACCATCAACGTCGCCATGATCTTCGGCCTGCTGTCGCTGCTCAACGCCACGCTGACGCTGCCCGGCATCGCCGGCATCGTGCTCACCGTGGGCATCGCGGTGGACTCCAACGTGCTGATCTATGAGCGCATCCGCGAGGAGCTGCGCGGCGGCCGCAACGCGATCTCGGCGATCGACGCCGGGTTCAAGCGCGCGCTCGCAACCATCCTCGATTCCAACATCACCACCTTCATTGCTGCCGCGGTGCTGTTCTACATCGGCACCGGCCCGGTGCGCGGCTTCGCCGTGACGCTCGGCATCGGCATCATCACCACGGTGTTCACCGCCTTCACCCTGACCCGGCTGATCGTCGCTTGGTGGGTGCGGTGGAAGCGGCCGCAGAGCGTGCCGATCTAG
- the secF gene encoding protein translocase subunit SecF produces the protein MTHTVLIGLGVLIAILTVVAALGLLPSLRIVPDNTHFDFTRFRRISFPISAVLSIVAITLFFTHGLNLGIDFKGGTLLEVKARSGTADIAAMRTTLDALGLGEVQLQQFGGPENVLIRVAEQPGGDAAQQAALQKLRGALGDSVDIQRTEVLGPRVAGELLAYGMLGLMLAIVAILIYLWFRFEWQFALGAMIANVHDIVLTIGFMSISQVDFDLTSIAALLTILGYSLNDTVVIYDRIREMLRRYKKMPMPQLLNESINSTLSRSIITHVTVTLALLALLLFGGHAIHSFTAVMMFGVVLVGTYTSIFIAAPILIYLGVGEHREDAPDTAAPAKKTKA, from the coding sequence GTGACTCACACCGTTCTCATCGGGCTCGGCGTCCTCATTGCCATTCTCACCGTGGTCGCGGCGCTTGGCCTGTTGCCGTCGCTGCGCATCGTTCCGGACAACACGCATTTCGACTTCACGCGCTTCCGCCGCATCAGCTTCCCGATCTCGGCGGTGCTGTCGATCGTCGCGATCACGCTGTTCTTCACCCACGGCCTGAACCTCGGTATCGACTTCAAGGGCGGCACGCTGCTCGAGGTGAAGGCGAGGTCCGGCACTGCCGACATCGCGGCGATGCGCACCACGCTCGACGCCCTGGGTCTCGGCGAAGTCCAGTTGCAGCAGTTCGGCGGCCCCGAGAACGTCCTGATCCGTGTTGCGGAACAGCCAGGGGGCGACGCCGCGCAGCAGGCAGCCCTGCAGAAGCTTCGTGGCGCGCTCGGCGACAGCGTCGACATTCAGCGCACCGAGGTGCTCGGTCCGCGCGTCGCCGGAGAGCTTTTGGCCTACGGTATGCTCGGCCTGATGCTCGCGATCGTCGCGATCCTGATCTATCTCTGGTTCCGCTTCGAATGGCAGTTCGCGTTGGGCGCCATGATCGCCAACGTGCACGACATCGTGCTGACGATCGGCTTCATGTCGATCAGCCAGGTCGATTTCGACCTGACCAGCATCGCCGCGCTGCTGACGATTCTGGGCTATTCGCTCAACGACACCGTCGTCATCTACGACCGTATCCGCGAGATGCTGCGCCGCTACAAGAAGATGCCGATGCCGCAGCTGCTCAACGAGTCCATCAACTCGACGCTGTCGCGGTCGATCATCACCCACGTCACGGTGACATTGGCCCTGCTGGCCCTGCTGCTGTTCGGCGGTCATGCCATCCACAGCTTCACCGCGGTGATGATGTTCGGCGTCGTGCTGGTCGGTACCTACACCTCGATCTTCATCGCAGCTCCGATCCTGATCTATCTCGGCGTCGGCGAGCACCGCGAGGATGCGCCCGATACGGCTGCGCCGGCGAAGAAAACCAAGGCGTGA
- a CDS encoding Mth938-like domain-containing protein, which produces MAGDPNAPHFPRSAPIEAYGKGGFAFAGMSHRGSLLCLPDAIWAWDVTDPAKIDRYSLDRVFAAANGIDTLLIGTGTGLWLPPPELRQALKAVRVVLDTMQTGPAVRTYNIMIGERRRVAAALIAVP; this is translated from the coding sequence ATGGCCGGCGATCCCAACGCTCCGCATTTCCCGCGCTCGGCGCCGATCGAGGCTTATGGCAAGGGCGGTTTCGCCTTTGCCGGCATGTCGCATCGCGGCTCGCTGCTCTGCCTGCCCGACGCGATCTGGGCCTGGGACGTGACCGATCCCGCCAAGATCGACCGCTATTCGCTGGACCGGGTGTTCGCGGCCGCCAACGGCATCGACACGCTGCTGATCGGTACCGGAACCGGGCTCTGGCTGCCGCCGCCGGAGCTGCGCCAGGCGCTCAAGGCGGTGAGGGTGGTGCTGGACACGATGCAGACCGGCCCTGCCGTGCGCACCTACAACATCATGATCGGCGAACGGCGCCGTGTCGCGGCCGCGCTGATCGCCGTGCCATGA
- a CDS encoding LysR family transcriptional regulator encodes MQEKSQSSRPASGAAKINIARRIDLTTLRLFIAICEEGNLTRASQREAIAPSAVSKRMHDLEEMLEVALFERHPNGMALTPAGESLLHHARVTLLNVEKIAVDMAEHARGVRGHVRMLANLSSIVEFLPDDLPGFFRAHELVRLDLQERPSADVVRGVEEGVAEIGICSADVSTRGLERFAYRRDRLVIVVRTDHPLAGATDVSFADTLDYDHVGLFATSSIYLRSHYTAQQIGKSIRLRVHVPGFDAVCRMVQAGMGIGLIPDRAFEVLSHGMNLTAIELTDDWADRELVLVARDPAGLSATSQLMLEHLRSPGRPH; translated from the coding sequence ATGCAAGAGAAATCGCAATCGTCGCGCCCAGCGAGCGGGGCGGCCAAGATCAACATCGCCCGACGGATCGACCTCACGACCCTCAGGCTGTTCATCGCCATTTGCGAAGAGGGCAATCTGACGCGCGCCTCCCAGCGCGAGGCGATCGCGCCGTCGGCCGTCAGCAAGCGCATGCATGACCTTGAGGAGATGCTCGAGGTCGCCCTGTTCGAGCGGCATCCCAACGGCATGGCGCTGACGCCGGCCGGCGAATCGCTGCTGCATCATGCGCGGGTGACCTTGCTCAACGTCGAAAAGATCGCCGTCGACATGGCCGAGCACGCGAGGGGTGTGCGCGGGCATGTGCGGATGCTGGCCAATCTGTCGTCGATCGTCGAGTTCCTTCCCGACGATCTGCCCGGCTTCTTCCGCGCGCACGAGCTGGTGCGCCTCGACCTTCAGGAGCGTCCGAGCGCCGATGTCGTTCGGGGCGTCGAGGAGGGCGTAGCCGAGATTGGCATCTGCTCGGCGGATGTCTCGACCCGCGGGCTGGAGCGGTTCGCCTACCGGCGGGATCGCCTCGTCATCGTGGTGCGCACGGATCATCCGCTTGCGGGCGCGACGGACGTGTCGTTCGCCGATACGCTCGACTACGACCATGTCGGCCTGTTTGCGACCAGCTCGATCTATCTTCGTTCGCACTACACCGCACAGCAGATCGGCAAGTCGATCCGGCTGCGAGTCCATGTGCCGGGTTTCGATGCGGTGTGCCGGATGGTGCAGGCCGGCATGGGCATCGGCCTCATTCCGGACCGTGCGTTCGAGGTCCTCAGTCACGGCATGAACCTGACGGCGATCGAGCTGACGGACGACTGGGCCGATCGCGAGCTGGTGCTGGTCGCGCGAGATCCGGCAGGATTGTCGGCGACGAGCCAGCTGATGCTCGAGCATCTGCGATCGCCTGGCAGGCCGCATTGA
- a CDS encoding threonine ammonia-lyase gives MAELSQNTSADPGGYPVTPRDIHAAAETIRGAVVETPCSYSRTLSNICGCDIWLKFENLQFTSSFKERGALNRLTALTPEERARGVVAMSAGNHAQGVAYHARRLGIPATIVMPVGTPMVKIENTRHHGAEVVVTGETLEEAAAFARSHGEARGMIFVHPYDDPLVIAGQGTVGLEMLKAVPGLDTLVVPIGGGGLISGIAIAAKSIKPSLRILGVEAWLYPSMYNAIHDGNLPARGDTLAEGIAVKSPGKITTEIVRGLVDDIALVNEAELERAVATLISIEKTVVEGAGAAGLAALMSDPSRFAGEKVGLVLSGGNIDTRLIASVLTRELAREGRLTQLSLDIPDRPGQLAAVAGLLAEAGANIIEVSHQRTFSDLPAKATLLQLVIETRDAAHLDEVMARLSASGLSARCT, from the coding sequence ATGGCTGAGTTGTCCCAAAACACGTCCGCGGATCCCGGTGGCTATCCGGTCACACCTCGCGACATCCATGCCGCCGCCGAGACCATCCGCGGCGCCGTCGTCGAGACGCCCTGCAGCTACAGCCGCACGCTGAGCAACATCTGCGGCTGCGACATCTGGCTGAAATTCGAGAACCTGCAGTTCACCTCCTCGTTCAAGGAGCGCGGCGCGCTCAACCGGCTCACCGCGCTGACGCCGGAAGAGCGTGCGCGCGGCGTCGTCGCGATGTCGGCGGGCAACCACGCCCAGGGCGTCGCTTATCATGCGAGGCGCCTCGGCATTCCCGCCACCATCGTGATGCCTGTGGGCACGCCGATGGTGAAGATCGAGAACACCAGGCACCATGGCGCCGAAGTGGTGGTCACGGGCGAAACTCTGGAAGAGGCGGCGGCGTTTGCGCGCAGCCATGGCGAAGCCCGCGGCATGATCTTCGTCCATCCTTACGACGATCCGCTGGTGATCGCGGGCCAGGGCACCGTTGGCCTTGAGATGCTCAAGGCCGTGCCGGGGCTCGATACGCTGGTCGTCCCGATCGGCGGCGGCGGGCTGATCAGCGGCATCGCCATCGCCGCCAAGTCGATCAAGCCGTCGCTGCGCATCCTGGGCGTCGAAGCCTGGCTCTATCCCTCGATGTACAACGCCATCCACGACGGCAATCTGCCGGCGCGCGGCGACACGCTCGCCGAGGGCATCGCCGTGAAGTCGCCGGGTAAGATCACCACCGAGATCGTCCGCGGCCTCGTCGACGACATCGCGCTCGTCAACGAAGCCGAGCTCGAGCGCGCGGTCGCGACCCTGATCTCGATCGAGAAGACGGTCGTCGAGGGCGCCGGCGCCGCCGGCCTTGCCGCGCTGATGTCCGATCCCTCCCGCTTCGCCGGCGAGAAAGTTGGCCTGGTGCTGAGCGGCGGCAACATTGATACGCGGCTGATCGCATCCGTTCTCACCCGCGAGCTCGCGCGCGAGGGGCGGCTGACCCAGTTGTCGCTCGATATCCCCGACAGGCCCGGGCAGCTCGCTGCGGTGGCGGGGCTGCTGGCCGAGGCTGGCGCCAACATCATCGAGGTTTCGCATCAGCGGACCTTCTCCGACCTGCCGGCCAAGGCGACCCTGCTGCAACTCGTCATCGAGACCCGCGACGCCGCGCATCTCGACGAGGTCATGGCGAGGCTAAGTGCATCCGGACTGAGCGCGCGCTGCACCTGA
- a CDS encoding ATP-binding protein — translation MPKKPSKSPAGKGPRTPAKKPARLAANRPKGAVKAAATAAPDLNQERVVRALETIAAHLAAQGKPIAEPASFDRADAYVWHPDGRLAPVPRVSRVELFLLKGVDRMRDILMENTERFANGLPANNALLWGARGMGKSSLVKAAHASINAERKPADKLKLIEIHREDIETLPMLMEKLRDASFRFIVFIDDLSFDGNDASYKSLKAVLEGGIEGRPENVILYATSNRRHLLARDMIENERSTAINPGEAVEEKVSLSDRFGLWLGFHRCSQDEYLAMVRGYCSHFGIKVDDEALEREALEWSTTRGSRSGRVAWQFVQELAGRLGVKLTAT, via the coding sequence ATGCCCAAAAAACCAAGCAAAAGCCCGGCCGGCAAAGGCCCCCGTACCCCTGCCAAGAAGCCTGCCCGCCTCGCGGCAAATCGCCCCAAGGGGGCCGTCAAGGCAGCCGCGACAGCAGCCCCAGACCTTAACCAGGAGCGTGTCGTCCGCGCGCTGGAGACGATCGCGGCACACCTTGCCGCCCAGGGCAAGCCGATCGCTGAACCCGCCTCGTTCGACCGGGCGGACGCCTATGTCTGGCACCCCGATGGCCGCCTCGCGCCGGTGCCGCGGGTCAGCCGCGTCGAGCTGTTCCTGCTCAAGGGCGTCGACCGGATGCGGGACATCCTGATGGAGAACACCGAGCGTTTCGCCAACGGCCTGCCCGCCAACAACGCCCTGCTCTGGGGCGCGCGCGGCATGGGCAAGTCGTCGCTGGTGAAGGCCGCGCATGCCAGCATCAATGCGGAACGCAAGCCGGCAGACAAGCTGAAGCTGATCGAGATCCATCGCGAGGATATCGAAACGCTGCCGATGCTGATGGAGAAGCTCCGCGACGCCAGCTTCCGCTTCATCGTGTTCATCGATGACCTCTCCTTCGACGGCAATGACGCGTCCTACAAGTCGCTCAAGGCCGTGCTCGAAGGCGGCATAGAGGGCCGGCCCGAGAACGTCATCCTCTACGCCACTTCCAATCGCCGCCACCTACTGGCGCGTGACATGATCGAGAACGAGCGCTCGACCGCGATCAATCCCGGCGAAGCAGTCGAGGAGAAGGTCTCGCTGTCGGACCGCTTCGGCCTGTGGCTCGGCTTCCATCGCTGCAGCCAGGACGAATATCTCGCCATGGTGCGCGGCTATTGCAGCCATTTCGGCATCAAGGTCGACGACGAGGCGCTCGAGCGCGAGGCGCTGGAATGGTCGACCACGCGCGGCTCGCGCTCTGGCCGCGTCGCCTGGCAGTTCGTGCAGGAGCTTGCAGGACGGCTGGGTGTGAAGCTGACGGCGACGTAG
- a CDS encoding phytoene/squalene synthase family protein, with protein MSSAAPPDTVTYCADLLRSHDFPRYAATLFVPAAERRALLALYAFNVEIVRVRDQVSQPLPGEIRFQWWTDLLAGHVHGSAEGNPVAAELLRAIRDFDLPVEPLSLLVDEHQFDLYNDPMPTTTALEGYLAATSSALFALAARIMAPPSDAAEHLARHAGLAQGIAQVIANLPRDAAHRQLFLPQQVLARHNCSMEDVFAGKDTPNLRAVLDQLTGEAQQHLATALSLLAELPTAARPAFLPLGLVRADLKRLAQPARNPFTPQPASRLRTLWTLWRASRSREFTK; from the coding sequence ATGAGCAGCGCCGCGCCGCCGGACACCGTGACTTACTGCGCCGATCTGCTGCGCAGCCATGACTTTCCGCGCTATGCCGCGACGCTGTTCGTGCCTGCCGCCGAGCGCCGCGCGCTGCTGGCACTCTATGCTTTCAACGTCGAGATCGTCCGCGTCCGCGACCAGGTGAGCCAGCCCTTGCCGGGCGAGATCCGCTTTCAATGGTGGACCGATCTGCTCGCGGGCCATGTCCATGGCAGCGCCGAGGGCAATCCCGTGGCGGCAGAGCTGCTCCGCGCGATCCGCGATTTCGACCTGCCGGTCGAACCTCTGTCGCTGCTCGTCGACGAGCACCAGTTCGATCTCTACAACGATCCGATGCCGACCACGACGGCGCTGGAAGGCTATCTGGCAGCGACCTCGTCGGCGCTGTTTGCACTCGCGGCCCGCATCATGGCGCCGCCTTCGGACGCGGCCGAGCATCTCGCCCGTCACGCCGGGCTGGCGCAGGGCATCGCGCAGGTCATCGCGAACCTGCCGCGCGATGCGGCGCACCGGCAATTGTTCCTGCCCCAGCAGGTGCTGGCGCGCCACAATTGCAGCATGGAGGACGTGTTCGCCGGCAAGGACACGCCGAACCTGCGTGCCGTGCTGGACCAGCTCACGGGCGAAGCGCAGCAGCATCTGGCGACGGCGCTATCGCTGCTGGCGGAGCTGCCAACCGCGGCCCGGCCGGCCTTTCTGCCGCTCGGGCTGGTGCGGGCCGATCTCAAGCGCCTGGCGCAGCCAGCGCGCAATCCGTTTACGCCGCAGCCGGCCTCGCGGCTGCGCACGCTGTGGACGCTCTGGCGCGCCTCGCGCTCCCGGGAATTTACCAAATAG
- the yajC gene encoding preprotein translocase subunit YajC, whose amino-acid sequence MLITPAYAQAAGAGDTNSMLMSLLPFALIFVIMYFLILRPQQKKVRDHADLVKNIRRGDTVVTSGGLVGKVTKVVDDDQIEFEISDGVRVRQMRQMISGVRAKGEPAKESAKDDTAAK is encoded by the coding sequence ATGTTGATTACCCCTGCGTATGCCCAGGCTGCGGGCGCCGGTGACACCAACAGCATGTTGATGTCGCTGCTGCCGTTCGCCCTGATCTTCGTGATCATGTACTTCCTGATTCTGCGTCCGCAGCAGAAGAAGGTCCGCGACCATGCCGACCTCGTGAAGAACATCCGCCGCGGCGACACCGTCGTGACCTCGGGCGGCCTCGTCGGAAAGGTCACCAAGGTCGTCGATGACGACCAGATCGAATTCGAGATCTCCGATGGCGTGCGCGTGCGGCAGATGCGCCAGATGATCTCCGGCGTGCGTGCCAAGGGCGAGCCGGCCAAGGAAAGCGCAAAGGACGACACCGCGGCCAAGTGA
- a CDS encoding CaiB/BaiF CoA transferase family protein, whose product MDGPLSGIRVVELGTLIAAPFAARLFAEFGAEVIKIEQPGSGDPLRTWRKLHQGTSLWWYLQSRNKKSIAIDLKSPDGRDVALRLAAQADVVIENFKPGSLEKLGLGWDVLSKLNPDLTLVRISGYGQTGPYRDRSGFGAIGEAMGGLRFTTGDPDSPPARVGISIGDSLASLHGVIGALMSLLRVKTGQGRGQVVDVSLYESVFNLMESLVPEYDLMGHVRTRTGGALPGISPSNTYPSSDGRHVVIAGNSDAIFKRLMQVVGRPDLADDPALASNDGRVRSNALLDAAIAAWTSERTMDEILARLDAADVPAGRIYSVADIVDDPHYAARDMILPTELPGDVTVKMPGIAPKLSDTPGAVRWSGPTLGQHTDEVLTALGLQPADIAQLRRSGAVQ is encoded by the coding sequence GTGGACGGACCACTATCAGGAATACGGGTCGTCGAACTCGGAACATTGATCGCTGCGCCATTTGCTGCGCGGCTATTCGCCGAGTTCGGCGCTGAGGTCATCAAGATCGAGCAGCCCGGCAGCGGTGATCCCTTGCGCACATGGCGCAAGCTGCATCAGGGCACCTCGCTCTGGTGGTATCTGCAATCGCGCAACAAGAAGTCGATCGCGATCGATCTGAAATCGCCGGATGGACGCGACGTGGCGCTGCGGCTGGCCGCGCAAGCCGATGTCGTGATCGAGAATTTCAAGCCGGGGAGCCTCGAGAAACTTGGCCTCGGCTGGGATGTGCTGTCGAAGCTCAACCCCGACCTTACGCTGGTGCGCATCTCCGGCTATGGGCAGACCGGGCCTTATCGCGACCGCTCCGGGTTCGGTGCAATCGGCGAGGCCATGGGCGGACTGCGCTTCACCACGGGTGATCCGGACAGTCCGCCGGCCCGCGTCGGCATCAGCATCGGCGACAGCCTCGCCTCGCTCCACGGCGTGATCGGTGCGCTGATGTCGCTGCTGCGCGTCAAGACCGGGCAGGGGCGAGGGCAGGTCGTCGACGTCTCGCTCTACGAGAGCGTGTTCAATCTGATGGAGAGCCTCGTCCCCGAATATGATCTCATGGGGCACGTCCGGACCCGCACCGGCGGGGCCCTCCCGGGCATCAGTCCCTCAAATACGTATCCGAGCTCCGATGGCCGCCACGTCGTCATCGCCGGCAATAGTGATGCGATCTTCAAGCGCTTGATGCAGGTGGTCGGCCGTCCGGACCTTGCCGACGATCCGGCGCTCGCCAGCAATGACGGACGCGTCCGCAGCAACGCCTTGCTCGATGCCGCCATCGCCGCGTGGACGTCGGAGCGGACGATGGACGAGATCCTCGCGCGCCTCGATGCGGCTGATGTTCCTGCGGGCCGGATCTATTCGGTCGCCGATATCGTTGACGATCCCCACTACGCCGCCCGCGACATGATCCTGCCGACCGAGCTGCCGGGCGACGTCACCGTGAAGATGCCGGGCATCGCGCCAAAGCTCTCCGACACGCCCGGCGCGGTCAGATGGTCCGGCCCGACGCTGGGACAGCACACCGACGAGGTGCTGACGGCCCTTGGCCTGCAGCCTGCCGATATCGCGCAGCTGCGCCGCAGCGGAGCGGTGCAATGA